A part of Paenibacillus sp. sptzw28 genomic DNA contains:
- a CDS encoding VOC family protein, with protein sequence MAINVYINFNGNCREAVEYYAQVFGTETPQIMSFGDTPPDSNFPLPEEAKNLVMHTRLDINGSIVMFSDTFPGMPFVQGNNISLAIGSKNMDEIKSLFHKLKEGGTVGMELQETFWSKCYGSLTDKFGIEWQFNYDNGEMGI encoded by the coding sequence GTGGCAATTAATGTGTATATTAATTTCAATGGAAACTGTCGCGAAGCAGTTGAGTATTACGCACAGGTTTTCGGAACGGAAACACCACAGATTATGAGCTTTGGGGATACCCCGCCGGATTCGAATTTCCCACTTCCTGAGGAAGCAAAAAATTTGGTTATGCATACACGTCTTGATATCAATGGCAGCATTGTCATGTTTTCCGATACCTTTCCCGGTATGCCTTTTGTTCAGGGAAACAACATCAGCCTTGCAATAGGCAGTAAAAATATGGATGAAATCAAGTCTTTATTTCATAAGCTTAAAGAAGGCGGAACCGTTGGCATGGAGCTTCAAGAAACGTTCTGGAGCAAATGCTACGGCAGCCTGACAGATAAATTCGGCATCGAATGGCAGTTTAATTATGACAACGGAGAAATGGGCATATAA
- a CDS encoding 4-oxalocrotonate tautomerase family protein: MPYINLQITKGATREQKALIVKEFTATLVNVLGKKPEHTHIVIQDIEEENWGFAGVLTDDFRKREG, encoded by the coding sequence ATGCCATACATCAATCTGCAAATCACGAAGGGTGCCACCCGGGAGCAGAAAGCTCTAATTGTAAAGGAATTTACAGCGACACTTGTCAATGTGCTTGGTAAAAAGCCCGAACATACCCACATCGTCATTCAAGATATTGAAGAAGAGAATTGGGGCTTCGCCGGTGTTCTGACGGATGATTTTCGCAAAAGAGAAGGATGA
- a CDS encoding S41 family peptidase has product MTVKLDDVFIKNTVESLAALLLDYYVFPDTAEIMKTVLLETLSEGEFFKAESGAALSQMINDYMQESSNDKHLVFGFSETPLPVQLPDPIDDESIKLRQKLNNYGFERVERLPGNIGYLVINEFVYPKHAGETAAHAMSFLADTDGLIIDLRNNYGGSTFMVTFIASYLWMGPHRCI; this is encoded by the coding sequence GTGACTGTTAAACTGGATGATGTGTTTATTAAAAATACGGTCGAATCTCTGGCAGCCCTGCTGCTTGATTATTATGTTTTCCCAGACACTGCTGAAATCATGAAGACGGTTCTGCTTGAAACGCTTTCTGAAGGTGAATTTTTCAAGGCGGAGAGCGGCGCAGCCTTATCGCAGATGATTAACGATTATATGCAAGAAAGCAGTAATGACAAACACTTGGTTTTTGGCTTCAGTGAAACTCCGTTACCTGTTCAACTTCCCGATCCGATTGATGATGAAAGCATCAAATTGCGCCAAAAGCTGAATAACTACGGCTTCGAAAGGGTAGAGAGATTACCAGGCAATATAGGATATCTCGTTATTAATGAATTCGTTTATCCGAAGCATGCAGGTGAAACGGCAGCTCATGCGATGAGCTTTTTGGCGGATACAGACGGGTTGATCATTGATCTAAGAAATAATTACGGCGGCTCTACATTTATGGTAACGTTTATCGCCAGTTATTTGTGGATGGGTCCCCACCGATGCATTTAG
- a CDS encoding DUF309 domain-containing protein encodes MGNGKYPEAYIDYLVQFHATRDYFECHELLEEYWKEHPGDPFADTWVGLIQAAVGSYHYRRGNLQGAMKMFRQSLKRLTLAQLEQLGLHGERFLSIIGERLEAAGRNEPFTDMEFPFADEELVRICEEKCKANGLVWGAASGTEEALIHRHTLRDRSEVIAAREAAAQAKRAGNSGLKQ; translated from the coding sequence ATGGGAAACGGCAAATATCCCGAGGCCTATATCGATTATTTAGTCCAGTTTCATGCGACACGGGACTACTTTGAATGCCATGAGCTGCTTGAGGAATATTGGAAAGAGCATCCCGGCGACCCGTTTGCTGATACTTGGGTCGGACTGATCCAGGCTGCTGTCGGTTCCTATCATTATCGAAGAGGAAATTTGCAGGGCGCGATGAAAATGTTCCGTCAATCCTTGAAAAGGTTGACCCTAGCGCAATTGGAACAGCTGGGCCTGCATGGAGAGCGGTTTCTGTCTATCATTGGGGAGCGGCTTGAAGCAGCGGGCAGGAATGAACCTTTTACAGATATGGAATTTCCCTTTGCAGATGAAGAGCTAGTGCGGATCTGCGAAGAGAAATGCAAAGCAAACGGCCTCGTATGGGGAGCGGCAAGCGGTACGGAGGAGGCTCTCATTCACCGGCATACGCTGCGGGACCGAAGCGAAGTCATCGCTGCCAGAGAAGCCGCGGCGCAGGCGAAGAGAGCCGGGAACAGCGGGTTGAAACAATAA
- a CDS encoding YxcD family protein: protein MRIYTDEIINAICLHIASRKDISPTDVEVQLAWDEQFGYTAEVWVQGRSQYLVEANILEAIEQYLLKQYQRRVFRSQITLDADEEFWADIAD, encoded by the coding sequence ATGCGGATTTATACAGACGAAATCATTAACGCCATTTGTCTTCACATCGCGAGCCGCAAGGACATCTCTCCGACGGATGTCGAAGTGCAATTGGCCTGGGATGAACAATTCGGATATACGGCTGAGGTTTGGGTACAGGGACGCAGTCAATATTTGGTGGAAGCCAATATATTGGAAGCGATCGAGCAGTACTTGCTCAAGCAGTATCAGCGCCGTGTATTCCGCTCCCAAATTACGCTTGATGCGGATGAAGAATTTTGGGCGGATATCGCGGATTAA
- a CDS encoding glycosyl hydrolase family 18 protein, with product MHKQWGLSLVVAFALTLQAGFGAATAAADGIDNTTKYRVYQNDKAVKEFSTESKAVSFAKNYLYSHVEKITGRVWVWDNFPKYKVYENGVSTSGREFRTLGEAKAFAAKLRFPQIRSLEQPGWISGTYSNYQMFQGDKTLPAWSFTTLIEAKKAAKAYSNIHVMELASNQWIWDNLTTAQKAAQRNGTPVYDITVNGVSTGGPLHPFLLDAVRASAKLSGSTVVNITTGRVVHTNIPSFIVTQNGRQVKSFTGIGGAIAYAKTLSNASVTRDGLEWWTNVPFLTVMQGERPIRAFNTRQSAVAFAAGYSDAVVMTADGHAIWNNKSKLIYLGWNGSSSTAAVLSQISQTQGLDIDSPSWFELAAADGTITDRSDPALVTAMKQTGMKLTPLVSNQFNAKLTSAFLRDPDAQTRFITSLVGRLAELDVEGVNLDFEGMAGGDRTLYTAFVRSLTDAAHRSGLTVSIDLPRGDIAWDHKAAYDHAALAEIVDMVIIMAYDQAWSGGDTAGSVAELDWIEGGVKQFLAYGIPRSKLMLGIPFYVREWRIDAAGQLVDNKAIYMKELPRIIQEQGAIGSYDPNAGQIRYTYTKDGYTHVFWAETADTVKERVAIAKKYDLAGVAAWRLGYESADLWTMLLQQK from the coding sequence ATGCATAAGCAATGGGGACTGAGTTTGGTCGTCGCCTTCGCGTTGACATTACAGGCAGGATTTGGAGCAGCGACTGCGGCGGCAGACGGCATAGACAATACAACAAAATACCGGGTCTATCAGAACGACAAAGCGGTTAAAGAGTTTTCGACGGAATCAAAAGCGGTCTCTTTCGCCAAAAACTATCTCTACAGTCATGTCGAGAAAATTACCGGCCGTGTGTGGGTGTGGGATAACTTCCCCAAATACAAAGTATATGAGAACGGCGTTTCGACAAGCGGCCGGGAATTCCGAACGCTCGGCGAAGCGAAAGCCTTTGCGGCAAAGCTTCGTTTCCCGCAAATACGCAGTTTGGAGCAGCCAGGGTGGATTTCCGGCACTTATTCTAATTATCAAATGTTTCAAGGCGATAAAACACTACCCGCTTGGAGCTTTACTACGCTTATTGAGGCGAAAAAAGCCGCAAAAGCCTACAGCAATATTCATGTTATGGAGTTAGCATCGAATCAATGGATCTGGGACAACTTGACGACGGCACAGAAAGCGGCGCAAAGAAATGGCACGCCGGTATACGATATTACGGTGAACGGCGTCTCAACCGGCGGTCCGCTCCATCCGTTCTTGCTGGATGCGGTCAGGGCTTCGGCCAAGCTATCCGGAAGCACTGTCGTGAACATAACGACCGGCCGCGTCGTACATACCAACATCCCTTCGTTTATCGTAACGCAAAATGGACGCCAGGTGAAATCGTTTACCGGTATCGGTGGCGCCATCGCGTATGCGAAAACCTTATCGAACGCTTCCGTTACCAGAGATGGCCTTGAATGGTGGACGAACGTCCCCTTCCTTACGGTTATGCAGGGCGAACGCCCGATCCGTGCGTTTAACACGCGGCAAAGCGCAGTTGCTTTTGCGGCGGGTTATTCGGATGCCGTTGTCATGACGGCCGACGGACACGCGATATGGAATAACAAGAGCAAGCTCATTTACCTGGGCTGGAACGGTTCTTCCAGTACCGCCGCCGTCCTTTCTCAGATAAGCCAAACGCAGGGGCTGGATATCGACTCCCCTTCCTGGTTTGAGCTCGCCGCCGCAGACGGGACGATCACTGATCGTTCCGATCCGGCGCTGGTCACAGCCATGAAGCAGACAGGAATGAAGTTGACCCCGCTTGTAAGCAACCAATTCAATGCCAAGCTGACAAGCGCTTTCCTGCGCGACCCGGATGCGCAGACCCGGTTCATCACATCATTGGTAGGACGGCTTGCCGAGCTTGATGTCGAAGGCGTCAATCTTGATTTTGAAGGGATGGCCGGAGGAGACCGGACGCTTTATACGGCATTTGTCCGCAGCCTGACCGATGCGGCTCACCGAAGCGGGCTTACCGTTTCAATCGATTTGCCGCGGGGCGATATCGCGTGGGATCATAAGGCGGCTTACGATCATGCCGCCCTCGCCGAGATCGTCGATATGGTTATAATTATGGCGTACGATCAAGCTTGGTCCGGCGGCGATACTGCCGGCTCAGTCGCCGAGCTCGATTGGATCGAAGGCGGGGTTAAGCAATTTCTCGCTTACGGAATTCCGCGCAGTAAGCTGATGCTGGGAATCCCCTTCTACGTGCGTGAATGGCGGATAGATGCGGCCGGTCAGTTGGTAGACAATAAGGCTATCTACATGAAAGAGCTGCCCCGAATCATTCAAGAGCAAGGCGCCATAGGCTCCTATGACCCGAATGCCGGACAGATCAGGTACACCTATACCAAAGACGGCTACACCCATGTATTCTGGGCGGAAACGGCAGATACAGTGAAGGAGCGCGTAGCGATAGCGAAGAAGTACGATTTGGCCGGCGTTGCCGCATGGCGTTTGGGTTATGAGAGCGCTGATTTGTGGACGATGCTGCTGCAACAGAAGTAA
- a CDS encoding glycoside hydrolase family 78 protein, whose amino-acid sequence MVDPNKAMSGESKEAAQEITDWQASWIWGAGEESPRNEWRCFRKVFSLPAKMSERAAVKITGDSRYVLYVNGHHVGRGPVRSWPFELAYDEYEIGHLLRRGAENVIAVLVMHFGVSTFQYLRGRGGLIAQIESGDSREPLLATDETWKTMIHAGHDTYSSRMSCQLPFTEITDSRAWNESWHLLEYDESGWESAVVIGPAGMEPWVRLVEKTIPHLTEEPVYPVRVESLHSVKPVPWAAVIDLRNLFAPESADHANNVQFSGLVATVIRVAKATKFIIGNVDSGRIMSLYGVNGVWHGIEAFTGKSPERFLEVNLRQGDNLIMLDVNGQSHGHGFHIGFDCEEPFEVLAPPLPGKPSSQAVVTSGNNETPVPLTSPNKVSPHFIAIGPFDTVEVIDHRDTRPLLRDHPDFERAKRSSAAGELAELADWIKPVPAQMVNLSDVFTACVWKKSRRAQPVPHTLQNAVIAGANAAFLPMVPDMDTELVIDFGRELSGYIAFDIDASAGTVVDLYGFEFMHDGWIQHTYTLDNTLRYICREGRQTYTSNVRRGLRFLMVTVRGSTAPVKLYEVKMLQSNYPVADVGRFHCSDPLLNDIWQISRNTTILCMEDTFVDCPAFEQAFWVGDARNEALINYYLFGASDIVERCLRLVPGSSFQTPLYADQVPSGWNSVIPNWTFFWVTACLEYHRFSGDRAFAEDMWPHVRFTLDHFLQRLDDKGLLRMKGWNFLDWAAFEQPMDGVVTPQNMFLVKGLRDAARLAEAAGEREAAQRYLESARQLRAAIDEQLWDDNRQAYLDCIHADGSPSVTISMQTQVVAFLCGIAEGERARVLEQYIAVPPASFVQIGTPFMSFFYHEALAELNRIELLLEDIRTQYGVMVEYEASSCWEKYPSSGARSNPKLLTRSHCHAWSAGPAYFLSAYVLGVRGVTPGWSKVVVAPQPAGLAWAKGAVPLPDGGRIDVSWRVNESGRRLTVRITAPHDLEIETLTPEGYEMKVERIDIG is encoded by the coding sequence ATGGTAGATCCGAATAAGGCAATGAGTGGCGAATCGAAAGAAGCAGCCCAAGAAATAACGGACTGGCAAGCATCCTGGATTTGGGGAGCCGGTGAGGAAAGCCCGAGAAACGAGTGGCGGTGCTTTCGGAAAGTATTTTCTCTGCCCGCAAAAATGAGCGAACGGGCTGCGGTCAAAATAACGGGCGACTCCCGCTATGTCTTATATGTCAACGGCCATCATGTAGGGCGCGGTCCCGTGCGCTCGTGGCCGTTCGAGCTTGCATACGATGAATATGAAATCGGTCACTTGCTGAGGCGCGGAGCCGAGAATGTCATCGCCGTTCTGGTCATGCATTTCGGCGTCTCGACGTTTCAATATTTGCGCGGACGTGGCGGCCTGATCGCACAGATCGAGTCGGGCGACAGCCGGGAACCACTGCTGGCCACCGATGAAACGTGGAAAACAATGATACACGCCGGTCACGATACCTACTCCTCCCGGATGTCGTGCCAGCTGCCCTTTACTGAAATTACCGACTCACGCGCCTGGAATGAATCGTGGCATCTGCTTGAATACGATGAGAGCGGCTGGGAATCTGCCGTTGTAATTGGGCCGGCGGGTATGGAGCCATGGGTGCGTTTAGTGGAAAAGACGATACCTCATTTGACCGAGGAACCGGTATACCCCGTCCGGGTCGAAAGCCTGCATAGCGTGAAGCCGGTACCGTGGGCGGCTGTGATCGACCTGCGCAATCTATTTGCTCCGGAAAGCGCCGATCACGCGAATAATGTTCAATTTTCCGGTCTCGTAGCGACCGTTATCCGTGTGGCAAAGGCGACAAAATTCATTATCGGAAACGTCGATAGCGGACGCATTATGAGCCTCTACGGGGTCAATGGCGTGTGGCATGGCATCGAGGCTTTTACCGGCAAGTCTCCGGAACGGTTTCTTGAGGTCAATCTTCGTCAAGGCGATAATTTGATCATGTTGGACGTAAACGGGCAAAGCCACGGTCATGGCTTCCATATCGGATTCGATTGCGAAGAACCGTTCGAAGTGCTCGCCCCTCCCCTTCCCGGTAAACCTTCGTCTCAAGCTGTCGTTACATCCGGCAATAATGAGACCCCGGTACCGCTCACTAGTCCTAATAAGGTGTCTCCACACTTTATTGCGATCGGTCCCTTCGATACAGTTGAAGTGATCGACCATCGGGATACCCGCCCATTGCTGCGCGATCATCCTGACTTTGAGCGCGCCAAGCGGTCGTCGGCTGCCGGCGAACTCGCCGAATTGGCGGACTGGATTAAGCCGGTCCCGGCACAGATGGTTAATCTGAGCGATGTATTCACCGCCTGCGTGTGGAAGAAGTCGCGCCGGGCTCAGCCGGTTCCGCATACGCTGCAGAACGCCGTCATCGCGGGAGCTAATGCCGCTTTTCTGCCGATGGTTCCGGACATGGATACAGAGCTTGTGATCGACTTCGGAAGGGAGCTCTCCGGCTATATCGCTTTTGATATTGATGCATCAGCAGGAACAGTCGTCGACCTGTACGGCTTCGAGTTTATGCATGACGGGTGGATTCAGCATACGTATACGTTGGATAATACGCTCCGCTATATTTGCCGCGAAGGCAGACAAACGTACACATCCAACGTGCGCAGAGGACTTCGCTTCTTGATGGTTACAGTGCGCGGTTCAACCGCGCCGGTAAAGCTGTATGAAGTGAAAATGCTGCAGAGCAATTATCCGGTCGCAGACGTCGGGAGGTTCCACTGCTCTGACCCGCTGCTGAATGACATCTGGCAGATCAGCCGCAATACGACGATTCTGTGCATGGAGGATACGTTCGTCGATTGTCCTGCTTTCGAGCAGGCGTTTTGGGTCGGCGACGCACGCAATGAAGCGTTGATTAACTACTACTTATTCGGCGCCAGTGATATCGTCGAGCGCTGTCTTAGGCTGGTGCCGGGCTCGTCGTTCCAAACTCCCTTGTACGCCGATCAGGTGCCGAGCGGGTGGAACAGCGTCATTCCGAACTGGACGTTCTTCTGGGTTACCGCCTGCCTGGAATATCATCGCTTCAGCGGAGACCGCGCTTTTGCGGAAGACATGTGGCCTCATGTCCGGTTTACGCTGGACCATTTCTTGCAAAGACTGGATGATAAAGGACTGCTGCGGATGAAAGGCTGGAATTTCCTCGATTGGGCAGCATTCGAGCAGCCGATGGACGGAGTTGTCACGCCGCAGAATATGTTCCTCGTTAAAGGTCTGCGCGACGCGGCCCGGCTTGCGGAAGCCGCAGGGGAACGGGAAGCGGCTCAGCGGTACCTCGAAAGTGCCCGCCAGCTGCGCGCTGCTATCGACGAACAGCTGTGGGACGACAACCGTCAGGCGTATCTCGATTGTATCCACGCTGACGGCAGCCCATCGGTGACGATCAGCATGCAGACTCAGGTGGTGGCTTTCCTGTGCGGCATTGCGGAGGGAGAGCGGGCACGGGTGTTGGAACAGTATATCGCTGTGCCGCCTGCCTCGTTCGTGCAGATCGGTACTCCCTTCATGTCCTTCTTCTATCATGAAGCGCTCGCTGAATTGAACCGCATTGAGCTGCTGCTTGAAGATATACGCACCCAATACGGTGTCATGGTCGAATACGAAGCGTCTAGCTGCTGGGAGAAATACCCTTCGAGCGGAGCCCGCAGCAATCCGAAGCTGCTGACCCGCAGCCACTGTCACGCATGGTCCGCAGGACCCGCCTATTTCCTCAGCGCGTATGTGCTTGGGGTGCGCGGGGTAACGCCCGGCTGGTCGAAGGTTGTCGTTGCGCCTCAGCCGGCAGGTTTGGCCTGGGCCAAAGGCGCCGTCCCCTTACCGGACGGCGGCCGTATCGACGTCTCGTGGCGGGTTAACGAATCCGGACGCCGGTTAACCGTGAGGATTACGGCGCCGCATGACCTGGAAATCGAAACCTTAACCCCTGAAGGTTATGAGATGAAGGTTGAACGTATCGACATCGGATGA
- the ytxJ gene encoding bacillithiol system redox-active protein YtxJ translates to MPQLKEIQTIDEWNAALDGSANRPLVVFKHSTTCPVSANAFNEFNNFLKNNADSDADFILVKVIESRPVSNQIAEDVAVKHESPQIIMVKNKEKYWSATHWSITEAHMSAVMN, encoded by the coding sequence ATGCCGCAATTGAAGGAAATTCAGACCATCGATGAATGGAACGCCGCTTTGGACGGTTCCGCGAACCGCCCCTTGGTCGTATTCAAGCACAGCACAACTTGTCCGGTTAGCGCGAATGCGTTTAACGAATTCAATAATTTCTTGAAAAATAACGCCGATTCCGATGCCGATTTCATTCTTGTGAAGGTGATTGAATCACGTCCAGTTTCGAATCAAATCGCTGAAGATGTCGCGGTGAAGCACGAATCACCGCAAATTATCATGGTCAAGAACAAAGAGAAATATTGGAGCGCGACCCACTGGTCGATTACGGAAGCGCACATGAGCGCGGTAATGAATTAA
- a CDS encoding winged helix DNA-binding domain-containing protein gives MRAAPSLPYRRLLNQRIAGAKLGKPEQVVKHFGALQAQDYNQALWAIGLRMRSATVMDIEQSIEDRKIMLTWPMRGTIHFVPPEDARWMLKLSAPRVLAKDKRRLEQLELTPENIESCKQIIHDALQGNKRISRPNIMQLLEEAGICTKNQRGYHLLWHLAQSGLICLGPREGKQQTFVLLDEWVPRPKDVSVSEALALLAERYFGGHGPATAKDFGWWAGITLSDARQGIEAAQSRLISESVNGEIYWSSPSECVALEERPSVCLLPGFDEYLLGYTDRNAVLRAEYAPFIVPGNNGVFMPIVVIDGQVAGIWKRTVKNKGIDIEISLFVPQKEREESLMDAALQYCTFMGLPLASTSIQLMK, from the coding sequence ATGAGGGCCGCGCCATCATTACCTTACAGAAGGCTGCTCAACCAGCGTATCGCCGGGGCTAAGCTGGGCAAGCCTGAACAGGTCGTGAAGCATTTTGGAGCCCTGCAAGCGCAGGACTACAACCAAGCCCTGTGGGCGATCGGACTGCGTATGCGATCCGCCACCGTTATGGACATTGAACAAAGCATCGAGGATCGTAAGATCATGCTTACATGGCCGATGAGAGGTACGATTCATTTTGTGCCGCCGGAAGATGCGCGATGGATGTTGAAGTTGTCCGCTCCCCGTGTTCTGGCAAAGGACAAGCGAAGGCTGGAACAATTGGAGCTTACGCCGGAAAATATCGAAAGCTGCAAGCAAATAATTCACGATGCTTTACAGGGGAACAAGCGGATATCCCGGCCCAATATCATGCAATTGCTCGAGGAAGCCGGGATCTGCACAAAGAATCAGCGCGGTTACCACTTGCTATGGCATCTCGCGCAATCCGGCCTGATCTGTCTGGGGCCGCGAGAGGGGAAGCAGCAAACTTTCGTCCTGCTGGACGAGTGGGTGCCCCGCCCCAAAGACGTATCTGTGAGCGAAGCGCTTGCGCTGCTCGCAGAACGTTACTTTGGAGGTCATGGACCTGCGACCGCGAAAGATTTTGGCTGGTGGGCCGGGATTACCCTCTCTGACGCCAGACAGGGCATCGAAGCCGCGCAATCCCGGCTGATTTCGGAATCGGTTAACGGTGAAATTTACTGGTCGAGTCCTTCCGAGTGCGTGGCATTAGAAGAAAGGCCGAGTGTCTGCCTGCTTCCGGGATTCGACGAATATTTGCTCGGATATACAGACCGCAATGCGGTATTAAGGGCGGAATATGCGCCTTTCATTGTCCCTGGCAATAACGGGGTATTCATGCCGATCGTCGTCATCGACGGACAAGTCGCGGGAATATGGAAACGAACCGTCAAAAATAAAGGAATCGACATCGAGATAAGCCTGTTTGTGCCTCAAAAAGAAAGGGAAGAGAGTCTCATGGATGCAGCCTTGCAATATTGCACATTTATGGGACTGCCTCTGGCTTCGACATCTATTCAATTGATGAAATAA
- a CDS encoding iron-sulfur cluster biosynthesis family protein, producing MHFTFTPSAVERLSEQLKGDSRSLRLLYDTEGCGCVVSGVPALQLIESPGEDDKLGDGDPYSVWYEPRYEVFFEPNLRIDYDKARNSFSLKSDNQIYTANLRLMK from the coding sequence ATGCATTTTACTTTTACACCCTCCGCGGTAGAGCGGCTGTCCGAACAATTGAAAGGAGATTCTCGAAGCTTGCGGCTGTTATACGATACCGAAGGATGCGGCTGTGTAGTGAGCGGCGTTCCCGCGCTTCAGCTGATTGAATCGCCGGGCGAGGATGACAAGCTGGGGGATGGAGATCCCTATTCGGTATGGTATGAACCCCGCTACGAGGTATTCTTCGAGCCTAACCTGCGTATCGACTACGACAAGGCTCGTAACTCATTCAGCTTGAAGAGCGACAATCAGATTTACACGGCTAACTTAAGATTGATGAAGTAG
- a CDS encoding VOC family protein, translating to MNNKIQKITPNLWFDTQAEQAAELYTSIFKNSKIGRITHHGKDNHGIPEGTVMTVEFQLDGQEFVALNGGPYFKFTEAISFIVNCEDQDELDYFWEKLSEGGDEKAQNCGWLKDKYGVSWQIIPSTLTEMVSDPDPEKSERVMKALLQTKSKIDIKTLMQAYEG from the coding sequence ATGAATAACAAAATCCAAAAAATCACGCCAAACTTGTGGTTCGATACACAAGCTGAACAGGCGGCAGAGTTGTACACTTCTATTTTTAAAAATTCGAAGATAGGAAGAATCACTCACCATGGCAAAGATAATCACGGGATACCAGAAGGAACAGTAATGACTGTGGAATTTCAACTGGACGGGCAAGAATTCGTAGCCTTAAATGGTGGCCCGTATTTCAAATTCACAGAGGCAATATCATTTATCGTGAACTGTGAAGATCAAGATGAATTGGACTATTTTTGGGAAAAACTCTCCGAAGGCGGAGATGAAAAGGCTCAAAACTGCGGTTGGCTAAAAGATAAGTATGGCGTGTCGTGGCAAATTATTCCTTCCACTCTAACCGAGATGGTAAGCGACCCAGATCCAGAAAAATCAGAAAGAGTTATGAAAGCATTGCTCCAAACGAAGAGTAAAATTGACATAAAAACTTTGATGCAAGCGTATGAGGGATAA
- a CDS encoding carbonic anhydrase, with translation MNNIQNILAFNEKFVENREYERYLTDRFPEKRMVIVTCMDTRLTELLPKALDLRNGDVKIIKNAGGIITQPFGNIMRSVLIALYELGAKEVLVIGHHECGMTGINPETVIEHMTDKGIKDETIQTLLHSGMSLKRWLTGFDSVEDSVVNSVNIIRNHPLLPPKTPVHGFIIHPGTGKLDLVTEGYDVLQEKV, from the coding sequence ATGAACAACATTCAAAATATTCTGGCCTTTAATGAGAAATTCGTCGAGAACCGGGAGTACGAGCGGTATTTAACCGACCGTTTCCCCGAGAAAAGAATGGTTATCGTTACCTGTATGGACACCAGGTTGACCGAACTGCTGCCCAAAGCGCTGGATCTTCGCAACGGCGACGTCAAGATTATCAAGAATGCCGGCGGTATCATCACCCAGCCTTTCGGCAACATTATGCGAAGCGTGCTCATCGCGCTGTATGAGCTTGGGGCGAAAGAAGTTCTCGTCATAGGGCATCACGAGTGCGGCATGACCGGGATTAATCCGGAAACCGTCATTGAGCACATGACGGACAAGGGTATCAAGGATGAAACGATCCAAACGCTGCTTCACTCCGGTATGAGTCTGAAACGTTGGTTGACCGGCTTCGACAGCGTGGAAGACAGCGTTGTGAACAGCGTCAATATTATTCGAAATCATCCTTTGCTGCCACCTAAAACGCCCGTTCACGGCTTTATCATCCATCCGGGGACTGGTAAACTCGATCTTGTTACTGAAGGCTACGACGTGCTTCAAGAAAAAGTATAA